A single window of Natronocella acetinitrilica DNA harbors:
- a CDS encoding winged helix-turn-helix transcriptional regulator, protein MKGYGQFCPLALASEIVGERWTTLVIRELMLGSHRFNEIHRGVPRMSPTLLTRRLRTLEKAGIVERRRSGGRTEYVLSEAGAELAPTLESLAVWSKRRLPATLSEDRADPDLVMWDMHRRMHLERMPHTRTVIQFEFTDQPVVKRLRWIIGDSSGVDLCITDPGLDADLFVTTDSGTITLVWYGDLPLRRALTDGQIRLHGPRRLCEAFPSWLQLSLLADIPRRRPAATEV, encoded by the coding sequence ATGAAAGGATATGGTCAGTTCTGCCCGCTTGCCCTGGCTTCCGAGATCGTCGGAGAACGCTGGACGACCCTCGTGATCCGCGAACTGATGCTCGGTTCGCATCGGTTCAACGAAATCCATCGTGGCGTGCCGCGCATGTCCCCCACGCTGCTGACACGACGTCTCAGGACCCTGGAAAAGGCGGGTATCGTGGAGCGTCGGCGCAGCGGCGGGCGGACCGAGTATGTTCTGAGCGAGGCCGGCGCGGAGTTGGCCCCGACCCTGGAGAGTCTGGCGGTGTGGAGCAAGCGTCGGCTGCCGGCCACGCTGAGCGAGGACAGGGCCGACCCGGATCTGGTGATGTGGGACATGCACCGGCGGATGCATCTGGAGCGGATGCCGCACACACGCACGGTGATTCAATTCGAATTCACCGATCAGCCTGTGGTGAAGCGCTTGCGCTGGATTATCGGTGACAGCTCGGGGGTGGACTTGTGCATCACCGACCCGGGTCTCGATGCCGACCTGTTCGTAACCACGGATAGCGGGACCATCACACTGGTCTGGTACGGAGACCTTCCCTTGCGCCGGGCGCTCACCGACGGACAAATCAGGCTCCACGGCCCGCGCCGCTTGTGCGAGGCGTTTCCCTCCTGGCTGCAACTCAGCTTGCTGGCCGACATACCACGCCGGCGGCCCGCCGCGACGGAAGTCTGA
- a CDS encoding PhoH family protein: MVRIDKKARRAYVLDTNVLIHDPACLYKFKEHDVIIPMTVLEELDHLKRGNHDAARSARQASRNLSALLDQVDMSQVAGGVPLGRDGSGGRLHFLMPAEGEESAVGLDAGVPDNRIIAEARAARKARADETVILVSKDVNLRVKCAALGIPVEDYRNDRVLDDIDAMFSGVQALGSAFWERLGADIESWQQSGRSYYRVQGEVVQQWMPGLLVCEHEEGGGFEALVRSVENDTAVLEVCRDFRAERHAVWGANAHNSRQNFAFNILLDPQIDLVTLAGPAGTGKTYLALAAGLHQVYEERRFERIIVTRETIPMGEDIGFLPGTEEEKMAPWMGGIQDNLDALLRTDDSWAGAATKDMLAGRVLFRSLGFMRGRTFNDTFLIVDEAQNLSPKQMKNLVTRAGRNTKIVCLGNVNQIDSPYLTETSSGLTYLVQSFQPWEHAAHVTLQDVERSRLAVAAEALL, translated from the coding sequence ATGGTCAGGATCGACAAGAAGGCGCGCCGCGCCTACGTGCTCGATACGAACGTCCTCATCCACGACCCAGCCTGCCTGTACAAATTCAAGGAACATGACGTCATCATCCCGATGACGGTGCTCGAAGAACTGGATCATCTCAAGCGCGGCAACCATGACGCCGCACGCAGCGCCCGCCAGGCCTCCCGTAATCTCAGTGCACTGCTCGATCAGGTGGACATGAGCCAGGTGGCTGGCGGCGTGCCGCTAGGTCGGGATGGCAGTGGTGGTCGGCTTCACTTCCTGATGCCCGCCGAGGGTGAAGAGAGTGCCGTCGGCCTGGACGCCGGCGTCCCGGACAATCGCATCATTGCCGAAGCCCGTGCCGCCCGGAAGGCCCGTGCCGACGAGACCGTCATTCTGGTCAGCAAGGACGTCAATCTGCGGGTCAAGTGCGCCGCGCTGGGCATCCCCGTGGAGGACTATCGCAACGACCGGGTGCTGGATGATATCGACGCCATGTTCTCCGGTGTGCAGGCACTTGGCTCGGCCTTCTGGGAGCGCCTGGGTGCCGACATCGAATCATGGCAGCAGTCCGGCCGGAGCTATTACCGCGTGCAGGGTGAGGTCGTGCAGCAGTGGATGCCTGGCCTGCTGGTCTGCGAACACGAGGAGGGCGGTGGCTTCGAGGCGCTGGTGCGCAGCGTGGAGAACGACACTGCGGTGCTGGAAGTCTGCCGTGATTTTCGCGCCGAGCGCCATGCCGTGTGGGGCGCAAACGCCCATAACTCCCGGCAGAACTTTGCCTTTAACATCCTGCTCGACCCACAGATCGATCTCGTCACCCTGGCGGGACCTGCGGGTACCGGCAAGACCTATCTCGCCCTGGCCGCCGGGCTGCACCAGGTCTACGAGGAACGGCGTTTCGAGCGGATCATCGTGACCCGGGAAACCATCCCCATGGGCGAGGACATCGGCTTTCTGCCCGGAACCGAGGAAGAGAAAATGGCGCCCTGGATGGGCGGCATACAGGACAATCTGGACGCCCTGCTGCGCACCGACGACAGCTGGGCCGGGGCGGCCACCAAGGACATGCTGGCCGGCCGGGTGCTGTTCCGTTCCCTGGGATTCATGCGCGGCCGGACTTTCAACGACACGTTTCTTATCGTCGACGAGGCCCAGAACCTGTCACCGAAGCAGATGAAGAACCTGGTCACCCGGGCCGGGCGCAACACAAAGATCGTCTGTCTTGGCAACGTCAACCAGATCGACAGCCCCTATCTCACGGAAACATCGTCGGGGCTGACCTATCTCGTGCAGAGTTTCCAGCCCTGGGAGCACGCGGCCCATGTGACCCTGCAGGATGTGGAGCGCTCCCGGCTCGCCGTTGCGGCCGAAGCGCTCCTGTAG